From a single Eleginops maclovinus isolate JMC-PN-2008 ecotype Puerto Natales chromosome 20, JC_Emac_rtc_rv5, whole genome shotgun sequence genomic region:
- the zmynd10 gene encoding zinc finger MYND domain-containing protein 10, which produces MEASVIFPVEAEAFVQSLEPFCLKEVGSERWFRQHEHIEKLNMQAILSASAMHNEFVKEVLVSYEKIPVLVHEMILVEVWKHKVFPVLCQLQDFNPKSTFHLYMVIHHEATIINLLETIMYNKDSCEAAGDSVLDLVDYCHRKLTLLASRATTEGQHNLTGKAGLSSIEELQMQSAVLEFEISLKAVSVLRFITDHTESISVINRMLCTHNLPGVLVQLISCCPWSRNQKGEVEKYINGGWQRIPGEDRLKMTKLDGQVWISLYNLLLKEDCQRKYDFNNFNKNHLLKLQGFMTEVLLDQLPNLVELQRFLAHLALTDPAPPKKELILEQIPEMWNNIVRENSGKWKAIAKYQVKEMFSPSERDLRLQAQRLDKVYNLDVLERLLPEKPKCGYCGKEAAKRCSQCQGEWYCHRECQVKHWSKHKRACQLMAGVAEDIQRDLHISS; this is translated from the exons ATGGAGGCGTCTGTCATTTTCCCTGTTGAAGCAGAGGCGTTTGTTCAAAGTCTGGAACCTTTCTGTCTCAAAGAAGTGGGCTCTGAGAG gTGGTTCAGACAGCATGAACACATTGAGAAACTCAACATGCAGGCGATACTGAGTGCTTCTGCCATGCACAATGAGTTTGTCAAGGAGGTCCTGGTTTCATATGAAAAG ATACCCGTTCTCGTCCACGAAATGATCCTTGTGGAAGTGTGGAAACACAAAGTGTTCCCCGTTTTATGTCAGCTGCAGGACTTTAATCCAAAGAGCACATTTCATCTTTACATGGTG ATTCACCATGAAGCCACGATCATAAACCTGCTTGAaacaataatgtataataag GACTCGTGTGAGGCAGCTGGTGACTCTGTTCTTGACTTGGTGGATTACTGCCACCGCAAACTCACCCTGCTGGCCAGCAGAGCGACCACTGAGGGCCAACACAACCTGACTGGGAAGGCCGGTCTATCTTCTATAGAG GAGTTGCAGATGCAGAGTGCTGTGCTGGAATTTGAAATTTCCCTGAAGGCTGTCTCTGTGCTGCGCTTCATCACTGATCACACTGAGAG tATAAGTGTCATCAACCGCATGCTCTGCACCCATAACCTACCTGGCGTGCTGGttcagctgatcagctgctgcCCTTGGAGTCGTAATCAAAAAG GTGAGGTAGAAAAGTACATAAATGGCGGATGGCAGAGGATTCCTGGTGAGGATCGTTTAAAGATGACTAAGCTGGATGGTCAGGTCTGGATCTCCCTCTACAATCTCTTGCTGAAGGAAGACTGCCAAAGGAAATATGACTTCAACAATTTCAACAAGAATCACCTTCTAAAG CTCCAGGGTTTCATGACAGAGGTGTTGCTGGATCAGCTGCCAAATTTGGTGGAGCTGCAGCGTTTCCTGGCTCATCTTGCCCTCACAGACCCAGCCCCTCCGAAAAAAGAACTTATTCTGGAACAg ATCCCAGAAATGTGGAACAACATTGTAAGAGAAAATTCTGGGAAGTGGAAGGCGATCGCAAAATATCAAGTCAAAGAAATGTTCAGCCCATCTGAAAGAGACCTGAGGCTGCAGGCACAGAG GTTGGACAAGGTTTACAATTTGGACGTGCTGGAGCGTTTACTCCCTGAGAAACCAAAGTGTGGATACTGTGGGAAAGAGGCGGCAAAGAGATGCTCTCAGTGTCAGGGAGAATGGTACTGTCACAG aGAATGTCAGGTGAAGCACTGGTCCAAACACAAGAGAGCCTGCCAGCTCATGGCTGGGGTTGCAGAGGATATCCAGAGAGACCTTCACATCAGCAGCTAG
- the nprl2 gene encoding GATOR complex protein NPRL2 has product MTSRIECIFFSEFHPTLGPKITHQVPEEYISRELFDTVQVYIITKPELQNKLITVTAMGKKLIGCPVCIEHKKYSRNALLFNLGLVCDAQTNTCALEPIVKKLSGYLTTLELESGFISNEESKQKLLPIMSTLLEELNATGACTLPIDESNTIHLKLIQLRKDPPIVQEYDVPVFTQCKDHFIKSQWDLTTQQILPYIDGFRHIQKISAEADVELNLVRIAVQNLLYYGVVTLVSIFQYSNVYCTTPKVQSLIDDKSIQEECLNYVTKQGQKRASMRDVFQLYCGLSPGTTVRDLCSRYSQQLQRVDERRLIQFGLMKSLIRRLQKYPVKVNRDERSRLPRLFTGCHSYDEICCKTGISYQELDERLENDPNIVVCWK; this is encoded by the exons ATGACATCTCGAATAGAGTGTATATTTTTCAGTGAATTTCACCCCACCCTGGGTCCAAAGATAACACATCAG GTCCCAGAGGAATACATTTCACGGGAGCTTTTTGACACCGTTCAGGTTTATATCATCACCAAGCCAGAACTGCAAAACAAATTGATAACAGT cACTGCCATGGGAAAAAAGTTAATAGGATGTCCTGTGTGCATCGAGCATAAAAAGTACAGCAGAAATGCGCTCCTGTTTAACCTCGGCCTGGTTTGTGACGCCCAGACCAACACGTGTGCCCTGGAGCCGATTGTCAAGAAGCTGTCAGGATACCTTACAACTCTGGAG ctggAGAGTGGATTTATATCCAATGAAGAGAGCAAGCAGAAGCTGTTACCCATTATGTCCACCTTGTTAGAAGAACTGAATGCCACAGGAGCCTGCACCCTACCCATAG ATGAGTCGAACACCATCCACCTAAAGCTGATCCAGCTGCGAAAGGACCCCCCAATCGTCCAGGAATACGACGTGCCCGTCTTCACACAGTGCAAAGACCATTTCATCAAATCTCAGTGGGATCTCACCACTCAACAG ATCTTGCCCTATATTGATGGGTTTAGACACATCCAGAAGATCTCTGCTGAAGCGGATGTGGAGCTGAATCTTGTGCGCATAGCAGTGCAGAATCTACT GTATTATGGAGTTGTGACCTTGGTGTCCATATTTCAG TACTCCAATGTTTATTGCACCACCCCCAAAGTCCAAAGCCTCATCGATGACAAGTCCATTCAGGAGGAGTGCCTCAACTACGTCACTAAGCAAG GTCAGAAGCGTGCGAGTATGAGAGATGTCTTCCAGCTGTACTGTGGTCTGAGTCCAGGAACCACAGTCCGAGATCTTTGTTCTCGCTACTCGCAGCAGCTTCAAAGGGTTGATGAAAG GAGGCTGATCCAATTCGGACTAATGAAGTCCCTTATTCGACGGCTGCAGAAATATCCGGTTAAGGTGAACCGTGATGAGAGGAGCAGGCTGCCTCGACTCTTCACTGGTTGTCATAGTTATGATGAGATCTGCTGCAAAACAG GGATCAGTTACCAGGAGCTGGACGAACGTTTGGAAAATGATCCCAACATTGTGGTGTGTTGGAAGTGA
- the hemk1 gene encoding MTRF1L release factor glutamine methyltransferase isoform X2 codes for MLKRSLIAGYTCFGCWSVGPKGLWGYHAVRACSAPALPAGRITARQAADLWKRHFAERGVTEPDHSSHYILAYLLGAKTIESLEQGKLTEFLSREKTEQMWKLCSQRLCRMPVQYVIEEWDFRDLTLKMRPPVFIPRPETEELVELVLNDLQMKPRTEVGAQETCLEVGCGSGAISLSLLKSLPQLKAIAVDQSQDAVDLTGENALRLGLQDRLQIHHLDVMKDAETVLSLCSSVSVLVSNPPYLFSEDMTALEPEVYWFEDHAALDGGNDGLDVIKQILTLAPKILSDHGRVYLEVDPRHPPLIQRWVEVNVEEMHYVETRHDISGRPRFCILRKEKSNKDHKLDLD; via the exons ATGTTGAAAAGATCTCTGATTGCAGGCTACACATGCTTTGGGTGCTGGAGTGTTGGACCAAAG ggaCTTTGGGGCTACCATGCAGTTCGTGCATGCAGCGCTCCAGCCTTACCTGCAGGACGGATCACAGCTCGTCAGGCAGCAGATTTATGGAAAAGACACTTTGCAGAGAGAGGCGTGACTGAGCCCGACCACTCTAGCCATTATATCCTTGCTTATCTGCTCGGGGCTAAAACT ATAGAAAGTCTTGAGCAGGGGAAGTTAACAGAGTTTCTCAGTCGAGAAAAAACTGAGCAAATGTGGAAGCTCTGCTCTCAACGCCTATGCAG gATGCCTGTGCAGTATGTGATTGAAGAGTGGGACTTTAGAGATCTGACACTGAAGATGAGACCTCCTGTGTTCATACCAAGACCTGAAACTGAG GAGTTGGTTGAACTGGTGCTCAATGATCTGCAAATGAAGCCAAGGACTGAAGTTGGTGCCCAGGAAACGTGCTTGGAAGTGGGATGTGGGTCTGGTGCTATTTCTCTCAGTCTGCTGAAGAGTCTGCCTCAG CTTAAAGCCATTGCCGTGGATCAAAGCCAGGATGCGGTGGATTTAACAGGAGAGAATGCTTTAAG GTTGGGGCTTCAGGACAGATTACAAATTCATCATTTAGATGTCATGAAAG ATGCAGAAACGGTGTTGAGCCTCTGTAGCTCTGTTTCAGTATTGGTCAGCAACCCCCCGTACCTGTTTTCAGAGGATATGACGGCGCTGGAACCTGAAGTATATTG GTTTGAAGACCATGCTGCTTTAGATGGAGGGAACGATGGCCTAGATGTGATCAAACAGATTTTGACTCTGGCTCCAAAGATTTTATCAGATCATGG CCGTGTTTACTTGGAGGTGGATCCCAGACACCCCCCGCTCATTCAACGGTGGGTTGAGGTGAATGTGGAAGAGATGCATTATGTGGAGACAAGGCACGACATCAGTGGCAG GCCGCGATTCTGCATCCTTCGGAAAGAGAAGTCGAACAAGGACCACAAGCTGGATCTGGATTGA
- the hemk1 gene encoding MTRF1L release factor glutamine methyltransferase isoform X1 — translation MWKLCSQRLCRMPVQYVIEEWDFRDLTLKMRPPVFIPRPETEELVELVLNDLQMKPRTEVGAQETCLEVGCGSGAISLSLLKSLPQLKAIAVDQSQDAVDLTGENALRLGLQDRLQIHHLDVMKDAETVLSLCSSVSVLVSNPPYLFSEDMTALEPEVYWFEDHAALDGGNDGLDVIKQILTLAPKILSDHGRVYLEVDPRHPPLIQRWVEVNVEEMHYVETRHDISGRPRFCILRKEKSNKDHKLDLD, via the exons ATGTGGAAGCTCTGCTCTCAACGCCTATGCAG gATGCCTGTGCAGTATGTGATTGAAGAGTGGGACTTTAGAGATCTGACACTGAAGATGAGACCTCCTGTGTTCATACCAAGACCTGAAACTGAG GAGTTGGTTGAACTGGTGCTCAATGATCTGCAAATGAAGCCAAGGACTGAAGTTGGTGCCCAGGAAACGTGCTTGGAAGTGGGATGTGGGTCTGGTGCTATTTCTCTCAGTCTGCTGAAGAGTCTGCCTCAG CTTAAAGCCATTGCCGTGGATCAAAGCCAGGATGCGGTGGATTTAACAGGAGAGAATGCTTTAAG GTTGGGGCTTCAGGACAGATTACAAATTCATCATTTAGATGTCATGAAAG ATGCAGAAACGGTGTTGAGCCTCTGTAGCTCTGTTTCAGTATTGGTCAGCAACCCCCCGTACCTGTTTTCAGAGGATATGACGGCGCTGGAACCTGAAGTATATTG GTTTGAAGACCATGCTGCTTTAGATGGAGGGAACGATGGCCTAGATGTGATCAAACAGATTTTGACTCTGGCTCCAAAGATTTTATCAGATCATGG CCGTGTTTACTTGGAGGTGGATCCCAGACACCCCCCGCTCATTCAACGGTGGGTTGAGGTGAATGTGGAAGAGATGCATTATGTGGAGACAAGGCACGACATCAGTGGCAG GCCGCGATTCTGCATCCTTCGGAAAGAGAAGTCGAACAAGGACCACAAGCTGGATCTGGATTGA
- the cisha gene encoding cytokine-inducible SH2-containing protein, with protein sequence MILCVPAPRAPLTAAPSTETSRGMRAGTVPTPCLQSTPPLWDPTKDLRAIASNFCYLENSGWYWGAVTAAQAHAALQEASEGAFLIRDSSHPLYMLTLSVRTARGPTSIRIQYSGAQFLLDSSSPARPSLSSFPNVPSLVQHYMGPGRKAEEGKVVEEAPSKPCHQTIQETSVVLKLKRPLYKPQGLPSLQHLTRLVINRHSDSPDQLPLPRPLLRYIQEYPFKV encoded by the exons ATGATTCTTTGTGTACCAGC TCCGAGAGCACCTCTGACTGCTGCTCCGTCCACTGAAACCTCGAGGGGGATGCGGGCAGGAACAGTACCTACCCCTTGCCTTCAAAGCACCCCTCCACTATGGGACCCAACAAAGGACTTGCGGGCGATTGCCAGCAACTTCTGCTATCTAGAAAATTCAG gatggTACTGGGGAGCTGTAACTGCAGCTCAGGCCCACGCTGCACTTCAAGAGGCATCTGAAGGAGCTTTTTTGATACGGGACAGCAGTCACCCTCTGTACATGCTGACCCTCTCCGTCAGGACTGCAAGAGGTCCCACCAGTATTCGGATCCAGTACAGCGGGGCACAGTTTTTGCTCGACTCCAGCTCCCCGGCCAGGCCGAGCCTGTCGTCCTTCCCCAACGTGCCCAGCCTGGTGCAGCACTACATGGGACCAGGGAGGAAAGCAGAGGAGGGGAAGGTGGTGGAGGAGGCCCCTTCAAAACCCTGTCATCAGACAATTCAGGAGACCTCTGTGGTTTTGAAACTGAAGCGGCCTTTGTACAAGCCGCAGGGCCTCCCCTCCTTACAGCACCTCACTCGCCTCGTCATAAACAGACACTCTGACAGCCCTGACCAGCTCCCACTCCCGAGGCCTCTGCTGCGTTACATTCAGGAATATCCCTTCAAGGTATGA